A genomic region of Streptomyces rimosus contains the following coding sequences:
- the map gene encoding type I methionyl aminopeptidase: MSGQSLLVPGKISPTRPVPASIPRPEYVGRPAPTPYTGPEVQDAETIERMRVAGRIAAQAMEEAAKLIAPGVTTDELDRVAHEFMCDHGAYPSTLGYRGFPKSLCSSVNEVICHGIPDSTVLKDGDIVNLDVTAYIGGVHGDNNATYLCGDVDEESKLLVERTREALNRAIKAVRPGRQINIIGRVIESYAKRFGYGVVRDFTGHGINTSFHSGLIVPHYDSPHHTTDIKPGMTFTIEPMLTLGTHEYDMWEDGWTVVTKDRKRTAQFEHTLVVTDTGAEILTLP; this comes from the coding sequence ATGTCTGGCCAGTCGCTTCTTGTCCCGGGGAAGATCTCCCCCACCCGTCCCGTCCCCGCCTCGATCCCCCGCCCCGAATACGTGGGCAGGCCCGCCCCCACGCCGTACACGGGTCCCGAGGTGCAGGACGCGGAAACGATCGAGCGGATGCGCGTCGCGGGGCGGATCGCCGCCCAGGCGATGGAGGAGGCCGCCAAGCTGATCGCGCCGGGCGTGACCACCGACGAACTGGACCGGGTCGCCCACGAGTTCATGTGCGACCACGGCGCCTACCCCTCCACCCTCGGCTACCGCGGCTTCCCGAAGTCGCTGTGCTCCTCGGTCAACGAGGTCATCTGCCACGGCATCCCGGACTCGACCGTCCTGAAAGACGGCGACATCGTGAACCTGGACGTGACCGCCTACATCGGCGGTGTGCACGGCGACAACAACGCCACCTACCTGTGCGGCGACGTGGACGAGGAGTCCAAGCTGCTGGTGGAGCGGACCCGCGAGGCCCTCAACCGGGCGATCAAGGCGGTCCGGCCGGGCCGCCAGATCAACATCATCGGCCGGGTCATCGAGTCGTACGCCAAGCGCTTCGGCTACGGGGTGGTCCGGGACTTCACCGGCCACGGGATCAACACGTCCTTCCACTCCGGGCTGATCGTGCCGCACTACGACAGCCCGCACCACACCACCGACATCAAGCCCGGTATGACCTTCACCATCGAGCCGATGCTGACGCTGGGCACCCACGAGTACGACATGTGGGAGGACGGCTGGACGGTGGTGACGAAGGACCGCAAGCGGACCGCGCAGTTCGAGCACACCCTCGTCGTCACGGACACCGGCGCGGAGATCCTCACGCTTCCGTAG
- a CDS encoding sialidase family protein, translating to MAHETSLPFRAGSEGYASFRIPAVVITRPATAEGTGTGSTAAEDAGPGTLLAFAEGRVHSAADHGDIDLVLKRSADGGRTWGPLQVVARNGTGTAGNPAPVVLDGGRIVLLHVRNAATATEERIRRGLVSAADGRRVWVQHSDDDGATWSAPREITAQVKRSDWRWYATTPGHALQLRNGPHAGRLVVPANHSTAPTYTGDNGTEGRYNGGHVLLSDDEGESWRIGYTDSKPNNYINANETTAAELPDGALYFNTRNDSPAPGNRADAHSAPESGGEQLIKPFRPQAGLTGPVVEGSVLHLGEPDVLLFSGPADPADRALMTVRASRDRGLTWHVAHTVDGLPAAYSDLVRIDGATVGLLYETGDFSAYSTITFRRIPVEELV from the coding sequence ATGGCGCACGAGACTTCCCTTCCGTTCCGCGCCGGTTCCGAGGGCTACGCGAGCTTCCGCATCCCGGCCGTGGTGATCACCCGCCCCGCGACCGCCGAAGGCACCGGCACCGGCAGCACGGCCGCCGAAGACGCCGGCCCCGGCACCCTGCTCGCCTTCGCCGAGGGCCGGGTGCACAGCGCCGCCGACCACGGCGACATCGACCTCGTGCTCAAACGCTCCGCCGACGGCGGCCGCACCTGGGGCCCGCTCCAGGTCGTCGCCCGCAACGGCACCGGCACGGCGGGCAACCCGGCCCCGGTGGTGCTGGACGGCGGCCGGATCGTCCTCCTCCACGTACGCAACGCCGCCACCGCCACCGAGGAACGCATCCGCCGCGGCCTGGTGTCCGCCGCCGACGGGCGGCGCGTATGGGTGCAGCACAGCGACGACGACGGTGCCACGTGGAGCGCGCCGCGCGAGATCACGGCACAGGTCAAGCGCTCCGACTGGCGCTGGTACGCCACCACCCCCGGCCACGCCCTGCAACTCCGTAACGGCCCGCACGCCGGCCGCCTCGTCGTCCCCGCCAACCACTCCACCGCCCCCACCTACACCGGCGACAACGGCACCGAAGGCCGTTACAACGGCGGCCACGTCCTGCTCAGCGACGACGAGGGCGAGAGCTGGCGCATCGGCTACACGGACAGCAAACCCAACAACTACATCAACGCCAACGAGACCACCGCCGCGGAACTCCCGGACGGCGCCCTCTACTTCAACACCCGCAACGACTCCCCGGCCCCCGGCAACCGCGCCGACGCCCACTCCGCGCCCGAGTCGGGCGGCGAGCAGCTGATCAAGCCCTTCCGCCCGCAGGCCGGGCTGACCGGGCCCGTCGTCGAGGGCAGCGTGCTGCACCTGGGCGAGCCCGACGTGCTGCTCTTCTCCGGCCCCGCCGACCCGGCCGACCGCGCGCTGATGACCGTACGGGCGAGCCGCGACCGCGGCCTGACCTGGCACGTGGCACACACCGTCGACGGGCTGCCGGCCGCCTACTCCGATCTCGTACGGATCGACGGCGCGACCGTCGGACTGCTCTACGAGACGGGCGACTTCAGCGCCTATTCGACGATCACCTTCCGCCGCATCCCCGTGGAGGAGCTGGTATGA
- a CDS encoding ABC transporter substrate-binding protein, whose protein sequence is MSTGTYDDGRDRDRGRPAPGLRRRALLGGAAAAAAGFTLAGCGDGGDGDGGAAPKEREKGQKIQLSFWSWVPGIDKPVDLWNREHPDVQVKVEKVSAVDGRQYAKMHAAVKAGNPPDLAQIEFPVIPSFLLDNALFDLSALGAARYKDRFVGWQWQQSVFGRGVYAIPQASGPMGFFVRQDLFDKWSLQIPQTWDEYEEAAKAVRRQGAWIETFAPTNGNRFAGLSWQAGAKWYAAQGDTWTVRIDDDPTRKVADYWESLVRRKLVKTIPDRQNAWYKDIQTGAIPAWIGASWGDALLAGNAPGTKGKWRVAPLPQWQKGANVHANWGGSTTAVFAKAAYPKDALAFALWLNSDPKSIALLIEGGYGFPSAKKGYATSDLDVYRDFFGGQAYSKVFADAGAHVDTSWQWGPGVDTLYQRLGDAFTEALDEGSSFRSVLRTVQAQTVSDLRGKGLKVESGG, encoded by the coding sequence ATGAGCACCGGTACGTACGATGACGGCCGGGACCGTGACCGGGGCCGCCCGGCGCCCGGGCTCCGCCGCCGGGCCCTGCTCGGCGGGGCCGCCGCGGCCGCCGCCGGGTTCACGCTGGCGGGCTGCGGCGATGGTGGCGACGGGGACGGTGGCGCGGCGCCGAAGGAACGCGAGAAGGGCCAGAAGATCCAGCTGTCCTTCTGGTCGTGGGTGCCGGGCATCGACAAACCGGTGGACCTGTGGAACCGCGAACACCCGGACGTGCAGGTCAAGGTGGAGAAGGTGTCCGCCGTCGACGGCCGCCAGTACGCCAAGATGCACGCCGCCGTCAAAGCCGGGAACCCGCCGGACCTCGCCCAGATCGAGTTCCCGGTCATCCCGAGCTTCCTGCTCGACAACGCCCTCTTCGACCTGTCGGCCCTCGGCGCCGCCCGCTACAAGGACCGGTTCGTGGGCTGGCAGTGGCAGCAGTCGGTGTTCGGCCGGGGCGTGTACGCCATTCCGCAGGCGTCCGGCCCGATGGGCTTCTTCGTACGCCAGGACCTGTTCGACAAGTGGAGCCTCCAGATCCCGCAGACCTGGGACGAGTACGAGGAGGCCGCCAAGGCCGTCCGGCGGCAGGGCGCCTGGATCGAGACGTTCGCACCCACGAACGGCAACCGCTTCGCCGGGCTGTCCTGGCAGGCGGGCGCCAAGTGGTACGCCGCCCAGGGCGACACCTGGACCGTGCGCATCGACGACGACCCCACCCGCAAGGTCGCCGACTACTGGGAGTCGCTGGTCCGCCGCAAGCTGGTCAAGACGATCCCGGACCGGCAGAACGCCTGGTACAAGGACATCCAGACCGGTGCCATCCCCGCCTGGATCGGAGCCAGCTGGGGTGACGCGCTGCTGGCGGGCAATGCGCCCGGCACCAAGGGGAAGTGGCGTGTCGCGCCGCTGCCCCAGTGGCAGAAGGGCGCCAACGTACACGCCAACTGGGGCGGCTCCACCACGGCCGTCTTCGCGAAAGCGGCCTACCCCAAGGACGCGCTGGCCTTCGCCCTCTGGCTCAACTCCGACCCCAAGTCCATCGCCCTGCTGATAGAGGGCGGTTACGGCTTCCCGAGTGCGAAGAAGGGCTACGCCACCAGCGACCTCGACGTGTACCGCGACTTCTTCGGCGGCCAGGCGTACAGCAAGGTCTTCGCGGACGCGGGCGCGCACGTCGACACCAGCTGGCAGTGGGGTCCCGGCGTGGACACCCTCTACCAGCGGCTCGGCGACGCCTTCACGGAGGCGCTGGACGAGGGCAGCTCGTTCCGGTCGGTACTGCGGACCGTACAGGCGCAGACCGTCTCCGACCTGCGGGGCAAGGGCCTGAAGGTGGAGAGCGGCGGGTGA
- a CDS encoding carbohydrate ABC transporter permease yields MRGANRTRTWAGRPARPVRHTRRPRLTRTEARNARAAAGFVLPFLALFLLCFIAPIVYAVHQSLHRTERTGPLGLGGREREVFAGLANYAHALADDRFLTGFGRVLLFGAVQIPLMIALATVLALLLESASARGVTFFRSAFFLPYGVPGVIASILWGFLYVPGISPLVEIAGSLGVHVDFLARDTVLWSIANIVLWQFTGYNMLVLISQLKAVPDELYEAARIDGANAWHVARHIKIPLIRPALVLTTVFSIIGTLQLFAEPMVLRPLAATIDSGFTPNLHAYSEAFVSNNQHVAAAEAVLLALVACVLSFGFLRLVGRRDEGSGR; encoded by the coding sequence GTGAGGGGAGCGAACCGGACACGCACCTGGGCCGGCCGTCCGGCCCGCCCCGTACGGCACACCCGCCGCCCCCGCCTCACCCGTACCGAAGCCCGCAACGCCCGCGCCGCCGCCGGCTTCGTCCTGCCCTTCCTGGCCCTCTTCCTCCTCTGCTTCATCGCCCCGATCGTCTACGCCGTCCACCAGAGCCTGCACCGCACCGAGCGCACCGGCCCGCTCGGCCTCGGCGGCCGGGAGCGCGAGGTCTTCGCGGGTCTCGCGAACTACGCGCACGCGCTCGCCGACGACCGCTTCCTGACCGGATTCGGCCGGGTCCTGCTCTTCGGTGCCGTCCAGATACCGCTGATGATCGCCCTGGCGACCGTACTCGCCCTCCTCCTGGAGAGCGCGAGCGCGCGCGGCGTCACGTTCTTCCGCAGCGCGTTCTTCCTGCCGTACGGCGTCCCCGGCGTCATCGCCTCCATCCTGTGGGGCTTCCTGTACGTACCGGGCATCAGCCCGCTCGTGGAGATCGCCGGGTCGCTCGGCGTGCACGTCGACTTCCTCGCCCGCGACACCGTCCTGTGGTCCATCGCCAACATCGTCCTGTGGCAGTTCACCGGCTACAACATGCTCGTACTGATCTCCCAGCTCAAGGCCGTACCGGACGAACTGTACGAGGCGGCGCGCATCGACGGCGCGAACGCCTGGCACGTCGCCCGGCACATCAAGATCCCGCTGATCCGGCCCGCGCTCGTGCTGACCACCGTCTTCAGCATCATCGGCACCCTCCAGCTGTTCGCCGAGCCGATGGTGCTGCGGCCCCTCGCCGCCACCATCGACTCCGGCTTCACCCCCAACCTGCACGCGTACAGCGAGGCGTTCGTGAGCAACAACCAGCACGTGGCGGCGGCCGAGGCGGTACTGCTGGCACTGGTCGCCTGCGTGCTGTCGTTCGGGTTCCTGCGGCTGGTGGGGCGGCGGGACGAGGGGAGCGGCCGATGA
- a CDS encoding carbohydrate ABC transporter permease: MTRTTVHEAPVPVRAPRAAPHPSGTATRPPLRYRIITATLLTLAAIYFLTPVYWLIVSATKNSADLFGTFGFWFAHPRPLEYLRDVLTYDHGVYVRWFANSLLYAGVGALAATLLSAAAGYGLAKFPFPGRGAVFNLVLAGVLIPVTALALPLYFLFSSMGLANTYWAVLLPSVVSPFGVYLCRIYAAAAVPDSLLEAARIDGAGEARIFAGLGLRLMTPALVTVFLFQFVHIWNNYFLPLVMLSDSDLYPIQLGLTSWTGYADRQPELYQYTVGGAFLSVLPLMVLMTVLQRYWRTGLTEGSVKA, translated from the coding sequence ATGACCCGTACCACCGTCCACGAGGCCCCCGTACCCGTACGGGCTCCCCGGGCCGCCCCCCACCCGTCCGGCACGGCCACCCGTCCACCCCTCCGCTACCGCATCATCACCGCCACCCTCCTCACCCTCGCCGCGATCTACTTCCTCACCCCCGTCTACTGGCTGATCGTCTCTGCCACCAAGAACAGCGCCGATCTCTTCGGCACCTTCGGCTTCTGGTTCGCCCACCCGCGCCCGCTGGAATACCTCCGCGACGTCCTCACCTACGACCACGGCGTCTACGTCCGCTGGTTCGCGAATTCCCTGCTGTACGCGGGGGTGGGCGCGCTCGCCGCCACCCTGCTCTCCGCCGCGGCCGGTTACGGCCTCGCCAAATTCCCCTTCCCCGGCCGCGGAGCCGTCTTCAACCTCGTCCTGGCCGGCGTCCTCATCCCCGTCACCGCCCTGGCCCTCCCCCTCTACTTCCTCTTCAGTTCCATGGGCCTCGCCAACACCTACTGGGCGGTGCTCCTCCCCAGCGTCGTGAGCCCCTTCGGCGTCTACCTCTGCCGGATCTACGCGGCCGCCGCCGTACCCGACTCGCTCCTGGAGGCGGCCCGCATCGACGGCGCGGGCGAGGCCCGGATCTTCGCCGGGCTGGGCCTACGCCTCATGACCCCGGCCCTGGTCACCGTCTTCCTGTTCCAGTTCGTCCACATCTGGAACAACTACTTCCTGCCGCTGGTCATGCTCTCCGACTCCGACCTCTATCCGATCCAGCTCGGCCTGACCTCCTGGACCGGGTACGCGGACCGGCAGCCGGAGCTGTACCAGTACACGGTGGGCGGCGCGTTCCTGTCCGTACTGCCGCTGATGGTGCTGATGACGGTCCTCCAGCGGTACTGGCGTACGGGGCTCACGGAGGGCAGCGTGAAGGCGTGA
- the npdG gene encoding NADPH-dependent F420 reductase, with protein sequence MTTSDDARTGNDAQPVNVATEAKKALKKDPWDLPDVSGLVVGVLGGTGDQGRGLAYRLARAGQKVIIGSRAAERAQAAADELGHGVEGADNAKCARRSDVVIVAVPWDGHAKTLQSLREELAGKLVIDCVNPLGFDKKGAYALKPEEGSAAEQAASLLPDSRVTAAFHHLSAVLLQNPEVEEIDTDVMVLGESRADTDQVQALAARIPGMRGIYAGRLRNAHQVESLVANIISTNRRYKAHAGLRITDV encoded by the coding sequence ATGACTACTTCCGACGATGCGCGGACCGGCAACGACGCGCAGCCCGTTAATGTCGCGACCGAGGCCAAGAAGGCGCTCAAGAAGGACCCCTGGGACCTCCCCGACGTCTCCGGCCTCGTCGTCGGTGTCCTCGGCGGCACCGGTGACCAGGGCCGCGGTCTGGCGTACCGGCTCGCCCGCGCCGGCCAGAAGGTGATCATCGGCTCCCGCGCGGCGGAGCGCGCACAGGCCGCCGCCGACGAGCTGGGCCACGGCGTCGAGGGCGCGGACAACGCGAAGTGCGCGCGGCGCAGCGACGTGGTGATCGTCGCCGTACCGTGGGACGGCCACGCCAAGACCCTCCAGTCCCTCCGCGAGGAACTCGCGGGCAAGCTCGTCATCGACTGCGTCAACCCGCTCGGCTTCGACAAGAAGGGCGCCTACGCGCTCAAGCCGGAGGAAGGCAGCGCCGCCGAACAGGCCGCGTCCCTGCTCCCCGACTCCCGCGTCACCGCCGCCTTCCACCACCTCTCCGCGGTCCTCCTCCAGAACCCGGAGGTCGAGGAGATCGACACCGACGTGATGGTCCTCGGCGAATCGCGCGCCGACACCGACCAGGTCCAGGCCCTTGCCGCCCGCATCCCCGGCATGCGCGGCATCTACGCGGGCCGCCTGCGCAACGCGCACCAGGTGGAATCCCTGGTGGCCAACATCATCTCCACCAACCGGCGCTACAAAGCGCATGCGGGCCTGCGCATCACGGACGTATAG
- a CDS encoding helix-turn-helix transcriptional regulator → MPEDIGARIRHLRGERSQAWLAREVCKAAGVCGDPVTRKEVSRWELGKRVPREWLPFIAAALDVSVERLREDVHERVPLLRLNETRGAEYAQAIREASQRLIFLDNELTGMPIAEVAARTFKSVHKRLGVGDYDSTYERDIRSAASELAEVAGWVLFDAELHDAARRFNQEALFLAKLSGDRSMELLILQNIAMHSGWLGRYREELAVARAVIEQDHLSPRVEAIFRVREAKGLAGCGALTEAGRSFDRARSLLECDGRSQDPAWSWWILTNEIDGHHGHAIQTAGDHAGAVPFLQRSAEQRGGPVVGHRGMAAARLLDCLLHLRAWRDAEELVAAIVPTVGETASVRTRRLLDEAVRNGLAATGAPPALRDALKHLGDAVRADPYAL, encoded by the coding sequence ATGCCGGAAGACATCGGGGCCCGCATCCGCCACCTCCGGGGCGAGCGCTCGCAAGCGTGGTTGGCGCGTGAGGTCTGCAAGGCCGCCGGTGTCTGCGGCGATCCCGTGACGCGGAAAGAAGTCAGCAGGTGGGAGCTGGGGAAGCGGGTCCCCAGGGAGTGGCTGCCGTTCATCGCCGCGGCCTTGGACGTATCGGTGGAGCGGCTGCGCGAGGACGTGCACGAGCGCGTGCCGCTGCTGCGTCTGAACGAAACGCGCGGGGCCGAGTACGCGCAGGCGATCCGGGAGGCGTCCCAGCGGCTGATCTTCCTGGACAACGAGTTGACGGGAATGCCCATCGCCGAAGTGGCGGCACGCACCTTCAAGAGCGTGCACAAGCGGTTGGGTGTCGGTGACTACGACAGCACGTACGAGCGCGACATCAGGTCGGCGGCGAGTGAGCTGGCCGAGGTCGCCGGCTGGGTGCTTTTCGATGCCGAGCTGCACGACGCCGCGCGGCGCTTCAATCAAGAGGCGCTGTTTCTGGCGAAGCTGTCCGGCGACCGGTCGATGGAGTTGCTCATTCTGCAGAACATCGCGATGCATTCCGGCTGGCTCGGCCGCTACCGCGAGGAGCTGGCCGTGGCTCGTGCGGTTATCGAGCAGGATCACCTGTCGCCCCGGGTAGAGGCGATCTTCCGCGTGCGTGAGGCGAAGGGGCTTGCGGGCTGCGGTGCCCTCACCGAGGCCGGGCGCTCATTCGACAGGGCGCGATCGCTGCTGGAGTGCGACGGCAGGTCTCAAGATCCGGCGTGGTCGTGGTGGATCCTGACGAACGAGATCGATGGGCACCACGGCCACGCCATCCAGACCGCGGGCGACCACGCAGGGGCCGTCCCTTTCCTCCAGCGCTCCGCGGAGCAGCGAGGCGGACCCGTCGTCGGGCATCGGGGCATGGCCGCCGCCCGACTCCTGGACTGCCTACTGCACCTCCGCGCGTGGCGCGACGCCGAAGAGCTGGTGGCCGCGATAGTACCCACCGTCGGCGAGACCGCGTCCGTACGTACCCGGCGGCTGCTGGACGAAGCCGTACGCAACGGCCTCGCCGCCACCGGAGCCCCACCCGCGCTCCGCGATGCCCTCAAGCACCTCGGAGACGCCGTGCGCGCCGATCCGTACGCGCTCTGA
- a CDS encoding methyltransferase domain-containing protein — MNVHEEMAAGPEGLAAVLMGKGALTSDWLPSYEAVPRHWFVPDVIWPGRGGGNRQDDRVMRGEEPEAWWAAVHRDAPITTQWDDGEYTGPGKGRIPSSSSSMPTMVFSMLDALSVEKGHRVLEIGTGTGWNAALLSHRVGAENVVTVEVDEGSARDARRRLAEAGFEPLAVVGDGVEGYAEGGPYDRVIATCSIGRVPRAWVTQTKPGGIVVAPWGPVYGGEAVVRLSVAGDGTAAGRFVGSSAFMRLRAQRSVRKHVREYLGGCDWPADGVRGTTFLSPDAVGEWEVMFAIGVQVPNAFPWMESYEDGSYTLWLRDMAVTSWATVDYVPGCVEFEVYQGGPRRLWDEVVAAHRWWEGRGRPGIERFGLTVDGDGERVWLDSADRPVCGTGSVMPGPTCHLPRAEPPCRDKP, encoded by the coding sequence GTGAACGTGCACGAGGAAATGGCGGCGGGGCCGGAAGGGCTCGCCGCTGTGCTCATGGGGAAGGGCGCGCTCACGAGTGACTGGCTGCCGTCCTACGAGGCGGTGCCGCGTCATTGGTTCGTGCCCGACGTGATCTGGCCCGGTCGTGGTGGTGGGAATCGGCAGGACGATCGGGTGATGCGTGGTGAGGAGCCCGAGGCGTGGTGGGCGGCTGTCCACCGTGACGCGCCGATTACGACGCAATGGGATGACGGGGAGTACACCGGGCCCGGGAAGGGGCGCATTCCGTCCAGTTCCAGTTCGATGCCGACGATGGTTTTCTCGATGTTGGACGCGTTGAGCGTGGAAAAGGGGCACCGGGTGCTGGAGATCGGCACCGGTACCGGGTGGAATGCGGCGCTGTTGTCCCATCGGGTCGGGGCGGAGAATGTCGTCACCGTGGAGGTGGATGAAGGCAGCGCCCGGGATGCGCGGCGGCGCCTTGCGGAGGCGGGGTTCGAGCCGCTGGCCGTCGTCGGGGACGGGGTCGAGGGATATGCCGAGGGTGGACCGTACGATCGCGTGATCGCCACGTGTTCCATTGGCCGTGTGCCGCGGGCATGGGTGACGCAGACGAAGCCGGGCGGGATCGTGGTCGCCCCTTGGGGGCCGGTTTACGGCGGCGAGGCGGTGGTCCGGCTTTCCGTGGCCGGGGACGGGACGGCGGCGGGCCGGTTTGTGGGGTCGTCGGCGTTTATGCGGCTGCGTGCTCAGCGTTCCGTACGCAAACACGTACGGGAATATCTCGGGGGCTGCGATTGGCCGGCGGATGGGGTGCGCGGTACGACCTTTCTTTCCCCGGATGCGGTGGGGGAGTGGGAGGTCATGTTCGCCATTGGTGTCCAGGTGCCGAATGCGTTTCCGTGGATGGAATCGTACGAGGACGGTTCCTATACGTTGTGGCTCCGGGATATGGCCGTCACCTCGTGGGCGACGGTCGATTACGTACCGGGGTGTGTGGAGTTCGAGGTGTATCAGGGCGGTCCCCGGCGGCTGTGGGACGAAGTGGTTGCTGCCCATCGTTGGTGGGAGGGGCGGGGAAGGCCGGGAATTGAGCGTTTCGGGCTGACTGTGGATGGTGACGGCGAGCGGGTGTGGCTGGACTCGGCGGACAGGCCGGTGTGCGGAACGGGTTCAGTCATGCCCGGCCCAACCTGTCATCTGCCTCGCGCGGAGCCGCCGTGCCGCGACAAGCCGTAG
- a CDS encoding site-2 protease family protein, whose product MTTAAQRADRRVSPVFLALVAVMAVSGWAVWTGRLAASPGFAVFLFVVSGWIVSLCLHEYAHARTALHSGDISIGAKGYLTLNPLKYTHALLSIVLPVIFVIMGGIGLPGGAVFIERGRIRGRWRHSLISAAGPLTNVLFAAVVSAPFWLGAMDDVPRDFRYALAFLALLQVTAAILNFLPVPGLDGYGVLEPWLSPTIRRQVEPFAPFGLIAVFGLLWVPEINHIFFDAVDAILRGLGIGNWDTYWGQELFRFWQGEPEIPQVGGAGLS is encoded by the coding sequence ATGACCACAGCAGCACAGCGCGCCGACCGCCGCGTCAGCCCGGTCTTCCTCGCGCTCGTCGCCGTCATGGCAGTGTCGGGATGGGCCGTCTGGACGGGACGCCTCGCGGCCAGCCCCGGCTTCGCCGTCTTCCTGTTCGTGGTGTCCGGGTGGATCGTCTCGCTGTGCCTGCACGAGTACGCCCACGCCCGTACGGCACTGCACAGCGGCGACATCTCCATCGGCGCCAAGGGCTATCTCACCCTCAACCCCCTCAAATACACCCATGCGCTCCTCAGCATCGTCCTCCCGGTGATCTTCGTGATCATGGGCGGCATCGGCCTGCCCGGCGGCGCCGTCTTCATCGAACGCGGCCGCATCCGGGGCCGCTGGCGGCACAGCCTGATCTCGGCGGCCGGCCCCCTGACGAACGTCCTCTTCGCCGCGGTCGTCTCGGCCCCCTTCTGGCTCGGCGCCATGGACGACGTCCCCCGCGACTTCCGCTACGCCCTCGCCTTCCTGGCCCTCCTCCAGGTAACCGCCGCCATCCTCAACTTCCTCCCGGTCCCCGGCCTCGACGGCTACGGCGTCCTCGAACCCTGGCTCTCCCCCACCATCCGCCGCCAGGTCGAACCCTTCGCCCCCTTCGGCCTGATCGCCGTCTTCGGCCTGCTGTGGGTCCCGGAGATCAACCACATCTTCTTCGACGCGGTGGACGCGATTCTCCGCGGCCTGGGCATCGGAAACTGGGACACGTACTGGGGCCAGGAACTGTTCCGGTTCTGGCAGGGGGAACCGGAGATTCCGCAGGTGGGTGGAGCGGGCCTGTCGTAG